A genomic region of bacterium contains the following coding sequences:
- a CDS encoding HAD family hydrolase, with protein sequence MKNIVLDLDGTLLNDDKVIPKDTIEFLKTLLENDKRIILATARPPRGVVELSEYLYEMSDKIYYNGALVQGRDGHVYKRFIDEEQILLFNRFINRFDEKIIHGYELNDQLYVNGSFEKYFPKRYFQEVDFNFKIYDAAKILVDIKNEAMLSYIQENLSKDLRLLLTNNSSLAQIMHKSVSKYTGLINLLSEEDINNDTVCFGDDINDIELFEKCGCSVAMGNASESIKNKAKFVTNTNNENGVLIYLRQHYNI encoded by the coding sequence ATGAAAAACATTGTATTAGATTTAGATGGGACTTTATTAAATGACGACAAAGTAATACCAAAAGATACAATTGAATTTCTGAAAACATTATTGGAAAATGATAAGAGAATTATACTGGCTACTGCCAGACCTCCACGAGGTGTAGTCGAATTGTCTGAGTATTTATATGAAATGTCAGATAAAATATATTACAATGGAGCCCTGGTTCAGGGGAGAGATGGGCATGTTTATAAAAGATTTATAGACGAAGAACAGATATTGTTATTTAATCGTTTTATTAATAGATTCGATGAAAAAATAATTCACGGTTATGAATTGAATGACCAATTATACGTCAACGGCAGTTTTGAAAAATATTTTCCTAAACGTTATTTTCAGGAAGTTGATTTTAACTTTAAAATATATGATGCTGCTAAAATACTTGTGGATATAAAAAATGAAGCTATGCTTTCGTATATTCAAGAAAATCTTTCAAAAGACTTAAGGTTGTTGTTAACGAACAACAGTTCATTAGCACAGATAATGCATAAAAGTGTTTCCAAATATACGGGTCTGATCAACTTGTTGTCAGAAGAAGATATTAACAATGATACAGTATGTTTTGGAGATGATATTAATGATATTGAGCTATTTGAAAAATGCGGTTGTTCAGTAGCAATGGGTAATGCTTCGGAGTCTATAAAAAACAAAGCAAAATTTGTTACGAATACTAACAATGAAAACGGCGTATTGATATATTTACGACAGCATTATAATATTTAG